Proteins encoded together in one Colius striatus isolate bColStr4 chromosome 3, bColStr4.1.hap1, whole genome shotgun sequence window:
- the NDNF gene encoding protein NDNF isoform X1 gives MMMQESQVSRSCHLVSGCEGKHPMLLLRCPLLLLLLPLSSRPQKLPTRDEELFQMQIRDKAFFHDSSVIPDGAEISSYLFRDTPKRYFFVVEEDNTPLAVTVTPCDAPLEWKLSVQELPEEASGEGSGEPEPLEQQKQQITNEEGTELFSYKGNDVEYFVSSSSPSGLYQLDLLSTEKDTHFKVYATTTPESDQPYPELPYDPRIDVTSLGRTTVTLAWKPSPTASLLKQPIQYCIVINKEHNFKSLCAVEAKLSSDDAFMMAPKPGLDFSPFDFAHFGFPSDYNSGKERGFLKPSSKFGRQTTSKLRVDLHKVCIGNKNIFTVSDLKPDTQYYFDMFAVNVNTNMSTAYVGTFARTKEEAKQKTVELKDGKVTDVFIKRKGTKFLRFAPVSSHQKVTVSVHSCLDAVQIQVKRDGKLLLSQNIEGVRQFQLRGKAKAKYLIRLKGNKKGASMLKILATTRPNKQSFPSLPEDTRIKAFDKLRTCSSVTVAWLGTQERNKFCIYKREVDDNYNEEQKRREQNQCLGPDTRKKSEKVLCKYFHSQNIQKAVTTETIRGLHPGKSYLLDVYVIGHGGHSVKYQSKLVKTRKFC, from the exons GATGCTCCTGCTGCgctgcccactgctgctgctgctgcttccgcTCAGCTCCAGGCCCCAGAAGTTACCTACCAGAGATGAGGAGCTCTTCCAAATGCAGATCCGGGACAAAGCATTTTTTCATGATTCATCAGTCATCCCAGATGGAGCCGAAATTAGCAGCTACCTCTTCCGAGACACCCCAAAAAG GTACTTCTTCGTAGTTGAAGAGGACaacactcccttagcagtgACAGTGACACCATGTGATGCCCCTCTGGAGTGGAAACTGAGTGTGCAAGAGCTCCCAGAGGAAGCCAGTGGAGAAGGTTCAG GTGAACCAGAGCCTCTTGAGCAACAGAAACAGCAGATTACTAATGAGGAAGGCACAGAACTGTTCTCTTACAAAGGCAATGATGTTGAGTACTTTGTGTCCTCAAGTTCCCCATCTGGTTTGTACCAACTAGATCTGCTGTCAACAGAGAAAGACACACATTTTAAAGTGTATGCAACCACTACTCCAGAGTCAGACCAGCCTTATCCTGAATTACCTTACGATCCCAGAATTGATGTCACTTCTCTGGGACGCACAACAGTGACGCTGGCGTGGAAACCGAGTCCCACCGCCTCCTTGCTGAAACAGCCAATTCAGTATTGCATAGTCATCAATAAAGAACACAATTTCAAAAGCCTCTGTGCAGTTGAAGCCAAGCTCAGTTCTGATGATGCCTTCATGATGGCTCCAAAACCAGGTCTGGATTTCAGTCCATTTGACTTTGCCCATTTTGGCTTCCCCTCAGACTACAACTCTGGCAAAGAACGTGGTTTCCTAAAACCATCATCAAAGTTTGGGCGCCAAACAACCTCAAAGCTGAGAGTTGACCTGCATAAAGTTTGTATTGGGAACAAGAACATCTTCACTGTGTCTGACCTGAAGCCCGATACACAGTACTACTTTGACATGTTTGCAGTAAATGTCAACACTAACATGAGCACTGCATACGTTGGCACCTTTGCCAGAACGAAGGAGGAGGCTAAACAGAAAACGGTCGAACTGAAGGACGGCAAGGTTACAGATGTATTCATCAAGAGAAAGGGCACCAAATTTCTACGTTTTGCTCCCGTTTCATCACACCAAAAAGTCACCGTCTCTGTTCATTCATGCCTAGATGCTGTTCAGATCCAAGtcaaaagagatggaaaacttCTCTTGTCCCAAAACATCGAGGGTGTGCGGCAGTTCCAGCTTCGGGGAAAAGCAAAAGCTAAATATCTCATTAGGCTGAAAGGTAACAAAAAAGGTGCTTCTATGCTGAAGATCCTGGCTACAACAAGGCCCAACAAGCAgtcatttccttctctgcctgaaGATACGCGCATCAAAGCCTTTGACAAACTCCGCACATGTTCTTCGGTCACGGTGGCGTGGCTGGGCACACAGGAGAGAAACAAATTCTGCATCTACAAAAGGGAAGTGGATGACAATTACAATGAAGAGCAGAAGAGAAGAGAGCAGAACCAGTGCTTGGGTCCAGATACGAGGAAGAAATCGGAAAAGGTTCTCTGTAAATACTTCCACAGCCAGAACATCCAGAAAGCAGTGACCACAGAGACAATCAGAGGCCTGCACCCTGGCAAGTCCTACCTGCTGGATGTGTATGTGATAGGGCACGGCGGGCACTCCGTGAAATATCAGAGCAAACTAGTGAAAACGAGGAAGTTCTGTTAG
- the NDNF gene encoding protein NDNF isoform X2 gives MGLLHSLHAHLGWDHGGNIARMLLLRCPLLLLLLPLSSRPQKLPTRDEELFQMQIRDKAFFHDSSVIPDGAEISSYLFRDTPKRYFFVVEEDNTPLAVTVTPCDAPLEWKLSVQELPEEASGEGSGEPEPLEQQKQQITNEEGTELFSYKGNDVEYFVSSSSPSGLYQLDLLSTEKDTHFKVYATTTPESDQPYPELPYDPRIDVTSLGRTTVTLAWKPSPTASLLKQPIQYCIVINKEHNFKSLCAVEAKLSSDDAFMMAPKPGLDFSPFDFAHFGFPSDYNSGKERGFLKPSSKFGRQTTSKLRVDLHKVCIGNKNIFTVSDLKPDTQYYFDMFAVNVNTNMSTAYVGTFARTKEEAKQKTVELKDGKVTDVFIKRKGTKFLRFAPVSSHQKVTVSVHSCLDAVQIQVKRDGKLLLSQNIEGVRQFQLRGKAKAKYLIRLKGNKKGASMLKILATTRPNKQSFPSLPEDTRIKAFDKLRTCSSVTVAWLGTQERNKFCIYKREVDDNYNEEQKRREQNQCLGPDTRKKSEKVLCKYFHSQNIQKAVTTETIRGLHPGKSYLLDVYVIGHGGHSVKYQSKLVKTRKFC, from the exons GATGCTCCTGCTGCgctgcccactgctgctgctgctgcttccgcTCAGCTCCAGGCCCCAGAAGTTACCTACCAGAGATGAGGAGCTCTTCCAAATGCAGATCCGGGACAAAGCATTTTTTCATGATTCATCAGTCATCCCAGATGGAGCCGAAATTAGCAGCTACCTCTTCCGAGACACCCCAAAAAG GTACTTCTTCGTAGTTGAAGAGGACaacactcccttagcagtgACAGTGACACCATGTGATGCCCCTCTGGAGTGGAAACTGAGTGTGCAAGAGCTCCCAGAGGAAGCCAGTGGAGAAGGTTCAG GTGAACCAGAGCCTCTTGAGCAACAGAAACAGCAGATTACTAATGAGGAAGGCACAGAACTGTTCTCTTACAAAGGCAATGATGTTGAGTACTTTGTGTCCTCAAGTTCCCCATCTGGTTTGTACCAACTAGATCTGCTGTCAACAGAGAAAGACACACATTTTAAAGTGTATGCAACCACTACTCCAGAGTCAGACCAGCCTTATCCTGAATTACCTTACGATCCCAGAATTGATGTCACTTCTCTGGGACGCACAACAGTGACGCTGGCGTGGAAACCGAGTCCCACCGCCTCCTTGCTGAAACAGCCAATTCAGTATTGCATAGTCATCAATAAAGAACACAATTTCAAAAGCCTCTGTGCAGTTGAAGCCAAGCTCAGTTCTGATGATGCCTTCATGATGGCTCCAAAACCAGGTCTGGATTTCAGTCCATTTGACTTTGCCCATTTTGGCTTCCCCTCAGACTACAACTCTGGCAAAGAACGTGGTTTCCTAAAACCATCATCAAAGTTTGGGCGCCAAACAACCTCAAAGCTGAGAGTTGACCTGCATAAAGTTTGTATTGGGAACAAGAACATCTTCACTGTGTCTGACCTGAAGCCCGATACACAGTACTACTTTGACATGTTTGCAGTAAATGTCAACACTAACATGAGCACTGCATACGTTGGCACCTTTGCCAGAACGAAGGAGGAGGCTAAACAGAAAACGGTCGAACTGAAGGACGGCAAGGTTACAGATGTATTCATCAAGAGAAAGGGCACCAAATTTCTACGTTTTGCTCCCGTTTCATCACACCAAAAAGTCACCGTCTCTGTTCATTCATGCCTAGATGCTGTTCAGATCCAAGtcaaaagagatggaaaacttCTCTTGTCCCAAAACATCGAGGGTGTGCGGCAGTTCCAGCTTCGGGGAAAAGCAAAAGCTAAATATCTCATTAGGCTGAAAGGTAACAAAAAAGGTGCTTCTATGCTGAAGATCCTGGCTACAACAAGGCCCAACAAGCAgtcatttccttctctgcctgaaGATACGCGCATCAAAGCCTTTGACAAACTCCGCACATGTTCTTCGGTCACGGTGGCGTGGCTGGGCACACAGGAGAGAAACAAATTCTGCATCTACAAAAGGGAAGTGGATGACAATTACAATGAAGAGCAGAAGAGAAGAGAGCAGAACCAGTGCTTGGGTCCAGATACGAGGAAGAAATCGGAAAAGGTTCTCTGTAAATACTTCCACAGCCAGAACATCCAGAAAGCAGTGACCACAGAGACAATCAGAGGCCTGCACCCTGGCAAGTCCTACCTGCTGGATGTGTATGTGATAGGGCACGGCGGGCACTCCGTGAAATATCAGAGCAAACTAGTGAAAACGAGGAAGTTCTGTTAG
- the NDNF gene encoding protein NDNF isoform X3 has product MLLLRCPLLLLLLPLSSRPQKLPTRDEELFQMQIRDKAFFHDSSVIPDGAEISSYLFRDTPKRYFFVVEEDNTPLAVTVTPCDAPLEWKLSVQELPEEASGEGSGEPEPLEQQKQQITNEEGTELFSYKGNDVEYFVSSSSPSGLYQLDLLSTEKDTHFKVYATTTPESDQPYPELPYDPRIDVTSLGRTTVTLAWKPSPTASLLKQPIQYCIVINKEHNFKSLCAVEAKLSSDDAFMMAPKPGLDFSPFDFAHFGFPSDYNSGKERGFLKPSSKFGRQTTSKLRVDLHKVCIGNKNIFTVSDLKPDTQYYFDMFAVNVNTNMSTAYVGTFARTKEEAKQKTVELKDGKVTDVFIKRKGTKFLRFAPVSSHQKVTVSVHSCLDAVQIQVKRDGKLLLSQNIEGVRQFQLRGKAKAKYLIRLKGNKKGASMLKILATTRPNKQSFPSLPEDTRIKAFDKLRTCSSVTVAWLGTQERNKFCIYKREVDDNYNEEQKRREQNQCLGPDTRKKSEKVLCKYFHSQNIQKAVTTETIRGLHPGKSYLLDVYVIGHGGHSVKYQSKLVKTRKFC; this is encoded by the exons ATGCTCCTGCTGCgctgcccactgctgctgctgctgcttccgcTCAGCTCCAGGCCCCAGAAGTTACCTACCAGAGATGAGGAGCTCTTCCAAATGCAGATCCGGGACAAAGCATTTTTTCATGATTCATCAGTCATCCCAGATGGAGCCGAAATTAGCAGCTACCTCTTCCGAGACACCCCAAAAAG GTACTTCTTCGTAGTTGAAGAGGACaacactcccttagcagtgACAGTGACACCATGTGATGCCCCTCTGGAGTGGAAACTGAGTGTGCAAGAGCTCCCAGAGGAAGCCAGTGGAGAAGGTTCAG GTGAACCAGAGCCTCTTGAGCAACAGAAACAGCAGATTACTAATGAGGAAGGCACAGAACTGTTCTCTTACAAAGGCAATGATGTTGAGTACTTTGTGTCCTCAAGTTCCCCATCTGGTTTGTACCAACTAGATCTGCTGTCAACAGAGAAAGACACACATTTTAAAGTGTATGCAACCACTACTCCAGAGTCAGACCAGCCTTATCCTGAATTACCTTACGATCCCAGAATTGATGTCACTTCTCTGGGACGCACAACAGTGACGCTGGCGTGGAAACCGAGTCCCACCGCCTCCTTGCTGAAACAGCCAATTCAGTATTGCATAGTCATCAATAAAGAACACAATTTCAAAAGCCTCTGTGCAGTTGAAGCCAAGCTCAGTTCTGATGATGCCTTCATGATGGCTCCAAAACCAGGTCTGGATTTCAGTCCATTTGACTTTGCCCATTTTGGCTTCCCCTCAGACTACAACTCTGGCAAAGAACGTGGTTTCCTAAAACCATCATCAAAGTTTGGGCGCCAAACAACCTCAAAGCTGAGAGTTGACCTGCATAAAGTTTGTATTGGGAACAAGAACATCTTCACTGTGTCTGACCTGAAGCCCGATACACAGTACTACTTTGACATGTTTGCAGTAAATGTCAACACTAACATGAGCACTGCATACGTTGGCACCTTTGCCAGAACGAAGGAGGAGGCTAAACAGAAAACGGTCGAACTGAAGGACGGCAAGGTTACAGATGTATTCATCAAGAGAAAGGGCACCAAATTTCTACGTTTTGCTCCCGTTTCATCACACCAAAAAGTCACCGTCTCTGTTCATTCATGCCTAGATGCTGTTCAGATCCAAGtcaaaagagatggaaaacttCTCTTGTCCCAAAACATCGAGGGTGTGCGGCAGTTCCAGCTTCGGGGAAAAGCAAAAGCTAAATATCTCATTAGGCTGAAAGGTAACAAAAAAGGTGCTTCTATGCTGAAGATCCTGGCTACAACAAGGCCCAACAAGCAgtcatttccttctctgcctgaaGATACGCGCATCAAAGCCTTTGACAAACTCCGCACATGTTCTTCGGTCACGGTGGCGTGGCTGGGCACACAGGAGAGAAACAAATTCTGCATCTACAAAAGGGAAGTGGATGACAATTACAATGAAGAGCAGAAGAGAAGAGAGCAGAACCAGTGCTTGGGTCCAGATACGAGGAAGAAATCGGAAAAGGTTCTCTGTAAATACTTCCACAGCCAGAACATCCAGAAAGCAGTGACCACAGAGACAATCAGAGGCCTGCACCCTGGCAAGTCCTACCTGCTGGATGTGTATGTGATAGGGCACGGCGGGCACTCCGTGAAATATCAGAGCAAACTAGTGAAAACGAGGAAGTTCTGTTAG